Proteins found in one Labrenzia sp. VG12 genomic segment:
- a CDS encoding AI-2E family transporter, whose product MRSPLLSVTLSVLLVCMVGWLLVVGRSLILPFVIALIVWYMINSLAHLFAAIPIGRWRLPGFVAFPLALLAIFAAATFVLDIVTVNLAQLAQDAPTYQRRLEELFSQVSKHLDLNDPLELKDLLPDSVVPRMVTAGASLVTTLAGSASLVFIYVLFLVLEQSTFDRKFERLFATPERAEAAFAMRAEINRSIMHYFSIKTAVSVATGALTSLVLLAIGLPYAALFGFIAFLLNYIPTIGSLIGVIFPSLLAIVYYDTLGPFFAIATGLGLIQFAVGNLVEPRLMGSNLNLSGLVIMLSLAFWGAIWGVVGMVLCVPLTVMIVIVCARFEGARPIAVLLSETGEVGPLPGETQKAS is encoded by the coding sequence ATGCGATCCCCGCTTCTGTCCGTCACGCTGAGCGTTCTTCTGGTCTGCATGGTCGGCTGGTTGCTGGTGGTCGGGCGCTCGCTGATCCTGCCGTTCGTGATCGCCCTGATCGTCTGGTACATGATCAATTCCCTGGCCCACCTCTTTGCCGCCATCCCCATCGGCCGATGGCGCCTGCCCGGTTTTGTCGCCTTTCCGCTGGCTCTCCTAGCCATTTTTGCCGCGGCCACATTCGTCCTCGACATCGTCACCGTCAATCTGGCACAGCTCGCCCAGGACGCCCCCACCTATCAGCGGCGCCTGGAGGAACTCTTCAGCCAGGTCTCCAAACACCTGGACCTCAACGACCCGCTCGAACTGAAGGATCTCCTGCCGGATTCCGTCGTGCCGCGCATGGTGACCGCCGGTGCCAGCCTGGTGACGACGCTGGCGGGCTCCGCCAGCCTGGTCTTCATCTATGTGCTGTTCCTGGTCCTGGAACAGTCCACCTTCGACCGCAAGTTCGAGCGGCTGTTCGCCACTCCGGAACGGGCCGAAGCCGCCTTTGCCATGCGCGCGGAAATCAACCGCTCGATCATGCACTATTTCTCGATCAAGACGGCCGTCTCGGTGGCCACCGGCGCGCTGACCAGCCTTGTGCTGCTGGCCATCGGCCTGCCCTACGCGGCCCTCTTCGGCTTCATCGCCTTCCTGCTCAATTACATTCCGACCATCGGCTCACTGATCGGCGTGATTTTCCCGAGCCTGCTCGCCATTGTCTATTACGACACGCTCGGCCCGTTCTTTGCCATCGCCACCGGCCTCGGCCTGATCCAGTTTGCCGTCGGCAACCTGGTGGAACCGCGCCTGATGGGCTCCAATCTCAATCTCTCCGGCCTGGTGATCATGTTGTCGCTGGCCTTCTGGGGCGCGATCTGGGGCGTCGTCGGCATGGTGCTGTGCGTGCCTTTGACCGTGATGATCGTGATCGTCTGCGCAAGGTTCGAAGGCGCCCGCCCGATTGCGGTTCTTCTGTCGGAAACCGGCGAGGTCGGCCCACTGCCGGGTGAAACGCAAAAGGCGTCCTGA
- a CDS encoding ankyrin repeat domain-containing protein has translation MSLDSHEHQGFQFIAPDYYAAAFFATLSAFGFLSAILITQRKGLLRAILIFHCTTLALVTLYFNLLSGGGLHAHLTMFKTVTFHMIRYYASDVLFLSVLVLSLAIYVYRHTMKTPDQRGQRLIKSASISLFVFWAVFLSYPLAPLGIGGDIYNPYPFDDVTRNFFYGTDIKATNRRYETRLHVAAEDGDLKKVRSLLRAGADPHAETRTGNYRIPLEFAADGDHLAVQKLILDAMDDINFRDQDNKSLVSIAAKAPDSEFLAYLMRRSPNADSMAAEDVAMKWAPIHQAAASRSSDWHTVRKIRILLKHGADVNAESGYEHKPLELAVLSAKVAAVQELLKHGANADIRGFLDKPLLQIALEEKQKCETKCSRIYKDPRKRIRNLAEIIEILENTSRDNTKKSSETSSRDNATPARISGSRG, from the coding sequence GTGTCGCTTGACTCTCATGAACATCAAGGTTTCCAGTTTATCGCGCCCGACTATTACGCTGCAGCATTCTTCGCCACCCTTTCCGCTTTCGGCTTCCTGTCCGCCATCCTGATAACGCAGCGCAAAGGGCTTCTGAGAGCGATCTTGATCTTCCATTGCACCACGCTGGCTTTGGTGACGCTCTATTTCAACCTGCTGTCGGGAGGTGGACTGCATGCGCACCTGACCATGTTCAAAACCGTCACCTTTCATATGATCAGGTATTACGCCTCCGACGTCCTGTTCCTGTCCGTGCTTGTGTTGTCGTTGGCGATCTATGTTTACCGGCACACGATGAAAACGCCCGATCAGCGCGGTCAAAGACTGATCAAGTCTGCTTCCATTTCCCTGTTTGTGTTCTGGGCCGTGTTTCTGTCCTACCCGCTTGCCCCGCTGGGCATTGGCGGCGATATCTACAACCCCTACCCCTTCGACGATGTGACCCGGAATTTTTTCTACGGCACTGACATCAAGGCAACAAACAGGCGGTACGAAACCCGTCTGCATGTTGCTGCCGAGGATGGCGACCTGAAGAAGGTCAGGTCGCTCTTGAGGGCCGGTGCCGACCCCCATGCCGAAACCAGAACCGGCAATTACCGCATTCCACTGGAATTTGCGGCCGACGGCGACCATCTGGCGGTGCAAAAACTAATTCTGGATGCAATGGACGACATCAACTTCCGCGACCAGGACAACAAGAGCCTGGTAAGCATTGCGGCGAAAGCGCCAGATTCGGAATTTTTGGCGTATCTGATGCGCCGGTCTCCAAACGCTGACAGCATGGCGGCGGAAGACGTCGCAATGAAGTGGGCACCCATCCACCAGGCTGCGGCGAGCCGGAGCAGCGACTGGCACACGGTCCGCAAGATCCGCATCCTGTTGAAGCATGGCGCGGACGTGAATGCTGAAAGCGGCTACGAACACAAACCGCTTGAGCTTGCCGTGCTGTCAGCCAAGGTCGCGGCCGTTCAGGAGCTGCTGAAACACGGCGCGAACGCCGATATTCGCGGCTTTCTGGACAAGCCCCTGCTGCAGATCGCACTGGAAGAAAAACAGAAATGCGAAACCAAATGCAGCCGAATATACAAGGACCCCAGAAAACGCATCAGAAACCTTGCCGAGATAATCGAAATTCTGGAAAACACATCCCGGGACAACACCAAAAAGAGCAGCGAGACCTCCTCAAGAGATAATGCCACACCCGCCAGGATCAGCGGCAGCCGCGGATAG
- a CDS encoding LacI family DNA-binding transcriptional regulator: MNELETDPRWQRFDMMEDRPKPPASQVPTLADVAVAAGVSTATVSRCLNSPDRVTKKTLQIVMEAVDRLGYSPNYSARALAAGRTNTIGAIIPTMENAIFARGIQAFQEELQQNGCTLLVASSSYRPDLEEEQIRTLTVRGADALLLIGYQRDERVYDFLKKRKIPAVMTWVADPEKNLLSVGFDNKQAMRALADLVLERGHRSIACISAETVANDRARDRVLGIRQAMEAAGLDPADLKVEETNYSIENGDIAFRKLMSGPRRPTAVMCGNDVLAVGALRAAAAMNLRIPEDVSITGFDDIELAGVAPVPLTTVHVPHRRMGQCAAQTLMSALEGGNPESIELPTNICLRETLGAAPGTA, encoded by the coding sequence TTGAATGAACTTGAGACCGATCCGCGTTGGCAACGCTTCGACATGATGGAAGACCGACCGAAACCACCGGCGTCGCAGGTGCCGACGCTCGCCGATGTTGCTGTTGCAGCAGGGGTTTCGACGGCCACGGTTTCCAGATGCCTCAATTCTCCGGACCGGGTCACGAAGAAGACATTGCAGATCGTCATGGAGGCGGTCGACCGGCTCGGATATTCGCCGAACTATAGTGCGCGCGCGCTCGCCGCCGGTCGCACCAACACCATCGGTGCGATCATTCCGACCATGGAAAACGCGATCTTTGCACGTGGCATCCAAGCCTTTCAGGAGGAGCTGCAGCAGAACGGCTGCACCCTCCTTGTCGCCAGCTCGTCCTATCGCCCGGACCTGGAGGAGGAGCAGATCAGAACGCTGACCGTGCGCGGTGCGGACGCCCTACTGCTGATCGGCTACCAGCGCGACGAACGCGTCTATGATTTTCTGAAAAAACGCAAGATCCCGGCGGTAATGACCTGGGTTGCCGATCCGGAGAAGAACCTTCTGTCCGTCGGGTTCGACAACAAGCAGGCCATGCGCGCGCTTGCCGACCTGGTCCTGGAGCGCGGGCACCGCTCAATCGCCTGCATTTCCGCAGAAACCGTCGCCAATGACCGTGCGCGGGATCGTGTCCTTGGCATTCGCCAAGCCATGGAAGCGGCGGGCCTCGATCCGGCGGACCTCAAGGTCGAAGAAACCAACTATTCCATTGAAAACGGCGACATTGCTTTTCGAAAGCTGATGTCCGGTCCCCGGCGACCGACGGCCGTGATGTGCGGCAATGACGTGCTTGCAGTGGGCGCGCTGCGGGCCGCGGCCGCCATGAACCTGCGCATTCCGGAAGATGTGTCGATCACCGGCTTCGACGACATCGAGCTTGCCGGCGTTGCCCCTGTCCCGCTGACAACGGTCCACGTTCCTCACCGCCGCATGGGCCAGTGCGCGGCCCAGACCCTGATGTCGGCGCTGGAAGGCGGCAATCCCGAAAGCATCGAGTTGCCGACCAACATCTGCCTGAGGGAGACTCTCGGCGCTGCGCCGGGAACTGCCTGA
- a CDS encoding HD domain-containing protein yields the protein MTINSASEALELLRSLKAPARLITHVTLVGEAGQELADGLSDLEVPFDRQFVEIGIALHDAGKITHPEELDHPGNHHEPAGQALLLDNGVDPGLARCCLSHARFNSMPVSFEELLVAAADKLWKGKREEVLELRIIDEAASRMQSDRWSLFTDIDSLFEKVATNGSRRLAQSS from the coding sequence ATGACAATCAATTCTGCGTCCGAGGCACTGGAGCTTCTGCGGTCACTGAAAGCGCCAGCGCGGTTGATCACGCATGTGACGCTGGTGGGGGAAGCAGGCCAGGAGCTTGCCGACGGCCTGTCCGATCTTGAGGTTCCATTTGACCGACAGTTCGTCGAAATCGGGATTGCTCTCCATGACGCCGGGAAAATAACCCACCCGGAAGAGCTCGATCATCCCGGCAACCACCATGAACCGGCAGGTCAGGCGCTGCTGCTTGACAACGGCGTTGATCCGGGACTGGCGCGGTGCTGCCTGAGTCACGCCCGCTTCAACAGCATGCCGGTTTCATTCGAGGAGCTGCTTGTCGCTGCCGCAGACAAGCTCTGGAAAGGAAAACGAGAAGAGGTTCTGGAACTCAGGATTATCGATGAGGCGGCAAGCCGGATGCAGTCCGACCGGTGGAGCCTGTTCACCGACATAGACAGCCTGTTCGAAAAAGTCGCGACGAACGGAAGCCGTCGACTGGCCCAAAGCTCTTGA